In Pseudomonas campi, the sequence ACCCTTCTTCACGCAACCATGGCGTACACGCACCAGGGATACAACGCCCAGGTAGTTGTCGAACCAGGAGTCGATGATCAGTGCTTGCAACGGGTCTTCGATGTTGCCGGTAGGCGCCGGAATGGTCTTCACCAGACGCTCAAGTACCTCGTCAACGCCCATACCGCTCTTGGCACTGCAGGCCACGGCGTCGGTCGCGTCGATACCGATGATTTTCTCGATTTCTTCCTTGACCTTGTCCGGATCGGCCTGCGGCAGGTCCATCTTGTTCAGTACCGGCATGACCTCAAGGCCCTGCTCGATGGCGGTGTAGCAGTTGGCAACCGACTGGGCTTCCACACCCTGACCGGCATCCACCACTAGCAACGCACCCTCGCAAGCGGCCAGCGAACGACTGACTTCATAGGTGAAGTCGACGTGCCCTGGGGTATCGATGAAGTTCAGCTGATAGGTTTTACCGTCGAGAGCCTTGTAGTGCAGCGTGACACTGTGGGCCTTGATGGTAATTCCGCGCTCGCGCTCCAAGTCCATGGAGTCGAGCACCTGGGCCTCCATTTCACGCTCGGAGAGGCCACCGCACATCTGGATGAAGCGGTCAGCCAGGGTCGACTTGCCGTGGTCGATGTGGGCGATGATGGAGAAATTGCGGATATGACTCAGGTCACTCACGGATCAACACTCGAAAAAGCCGCAGGCAGGCTGCCCGCCGAAAATAGCCGAGCATTCTACCTGACCGATGACCATGGCGTCACGCGTGCGCACTGAGAGGCAGACACAAAAAAGGGCAGTAAAAACTGCCCTTTCTGCTCATCAAGCCGCCCTATTCCGCAAGCTTGAAGGTAATGAAACTAGCCCGCCCCTGACGCAAGACACGCATGGAAACAGAGCGATTGCTTGGCAACTCCTTGGCCACCCGGGTGAAGGTTTTGGCAGAGTCGATAGCTTGATTGTTCAAATGAGTAATCACATCCCCAGGACGCAGACCGATCAAAGCCGCTGGACCGCCCAGCACCTCCTTGATCACCACGCCTCCGCGTACATCCAGTGCCTTTTTCTGCTCGGCAGTCAGCTCGACCACCGAAACGCCCAGGCGATTACTGCTGCGCTCCACACCCGCATCAGCATCAATGGCAACCTCATCACCTTCCTCAGGCAGAACCCCTACGCTCATCTGCAAGGTCTTGCGCTCGCCTTCGCGCACCACTTCCAACTCGGCCTTGCTACCCGGTTTGAGACCACCAACCAGATGCGGCAGGTCTGCGGACATGATGATTGGCTGATCGTTCATGCTGAGAATCACATCCCCCACCTGCAGGCCACCTTTGGCCGCCGGACCATTTTCCAGCACCTGGGCCACCAGCGCGCCCGCCGGCTTCTCCAGACCGAAAGATTCGGCCAGGTCCTTGTTGACCTCCTGAATCACCACGCCCAGCCAACCGCGGCTGACCTTGCCGTCCGCCTTCAACTGATCAGCCACGGACATGGCCACATCGATCGGAATGGCAAAGGACAGGCCCATGAAGCCACCGGAGCGAGTGAATATCTGCGAGTTGATCCCCACCACCTCGCCATCCAGATTGAACAGCGGACCACCCGAATTACCCGGATTGATCGCCACATCGGTCTGAATGAACGGCACGTAGTTCTCGTTCGGCAGGCTGCGCCCCTTGGCGCTGACAATGCCGGCAGTTACCGAGTGATCGAAGCCAAAAGGCGAGCCGATAGCCAGCACCCAGGCCCCGACTTTGAGGTCATCCGACTTCCCCAAACGCACTGTCGGCAGGTTCTTGCCCTCAACCTTGAGCAAGGCCACATCCGTGCGCGGATCCGCTCCAACCAGTTTGGCTTCGAGCTCGCTACGATCAGACAGGCGCACGATGATCTCATCGGCATCTGCCACCACATGATTGTTGGTCAGGACATAGCCATCGGCAGAAATAATGAAGCCCGAGCCCAGCGATTGTGCTTCGCGCTGACGACCACCGGGGTTGCGCGGCATCTGCGGAATATTACGCTCGAAGAACTCGCGAAACTGAGGCGGCAAACCTTCCAGATCTGGGATCTGCCCCTGGATGGCGACATTACGCTGCGGCGCATTTTGCCGGGTACTGATGTTCACCACCGCCGGCGAAGCCTCTTCGACCAGCGCCGTAAACTCGGGTAATTCCGCACGTGCGAAAGCAACCTGCCCACACAGCAGGAGGGCAACCACTCCGGATAAAGAGGACTTCAGACCAAGCATCGACTACAG encodes:
- a CDS encoding DegQ family serine endoprotease — protein: MLGLKSSLSGVVALLLCGQVAFARAELPEFTALVEEASPAVVNISTRQNAPQRNVAIQGQIPDLEGLPPQFREFFERNIPQMPRNPGGRQREAQSLGSGFIISADGYVLTNNHVVADADEIIVRLSDRSELEAKLVGADPRTDVALLKVEGKNLPTVRLGKSDDLKVGAWVLAIGSPFGFDHSVTAGIVSAKGRSLPNENYVPFIQTDVAINPGNSGGPLFNLDGEVVGINSQIFTRSGGFMGLSFAIPIDVAMSVADQLKADGKVSRGWLGVVIQEVNKDLAESFGLEKPAGALVAQVLENGPAAKGGLQVGDVILSMNDQPIIMSADLPHLVGGLKPGSKAELEVVREGERKTLQMSVGVLPEEGDEVAIDADAGVERSSNRLGVSVVELTAEQKKALDVRGGVVIKEVLGGPAALIGLRPGDVITHLNNQAIDSAKTFTRVAKELPSNRSVSMRVLRQGRASFITFKLAE